The following proteins are encoded in a genomic region of Diabrotica virgifera virgifera chromosome 1, PGI_DIABVI_V3a:
- the LOC126882407 gene encoding piggyBac transposable element-derived protein 4-like gives MCCVTMSKRSRKIVELALRDAEMSGDESDPFSSLDSDLDPMFLPTSDEEILSSSDFSDIEASSDMFSQKITLSKPKSNIKRKLQSSKITSKKLCTRNVLEQPSCSTSLLPDDASEEEEEVADATATIPFTATDDNMLSKNLEREQNNISSEQLEEFFDVETLAQTQLADTDDIQENEVGANQNVLEHTWTQPIGNHHEFEYSAEDGLCGNYAAILINDLSPYKCFRTFVDDEIIDEIVNQTNLYATQILCDSNDITNDSRLQRWVPTDKKEMIRFLGIVAYMGLVKMPSLEKYWSNDDLYKNVIIPKTMSRNRFQLLLRMWHFSDNERCPEGDRLFKVQPLLEKLIKNFQKVYTPGRTFCVDESIVPFQGRLIFKQYIPQKTHKYGVKLFKLCGGNGYTWNLRIYAGKETREGNASVPTNIVINLSKDLLNSGRTIIADNYYTSLELTNILLENKTHYIGTLRANRRGNPKDVILKKLKRGEVFGQENEKGVCVLKWKDKRDVLLLTTKHTTETVAIQRRSGVVHKPKAIIEYNKGKSSIDQSDQMTSYNSSLRKSLKWYRKLAIEFILGTAVVNSHIIYNQLANKKVKITEFREELVRSLLTYDEINDDESETTQSTSTKSAQIHKLLKKEGPFNKARRYCRGCYAKKLRGEISKNRVKKVVTYCDICEDKPHFCLDCYNIHSK, from the exons ATGTGTTGTGTAACAATGAGTAAACGAAGCAGAAAAATTGTTGAACTTGCTTTGAGAGATGCTGAAATGTCAG gtGACGAATCTGACCCCTTTAGTTCACTTGATTCCGATCTTGATCCCATGTTTTTGCCAACCAGTGATGAAGAAATATTATCCAGTtcagatttctcagacatagaaGCATCTTCAGACATGTTTTCTCAGAAAATAACATTGTCCAAACCCAAGTCAAATATTAAACGCAAATTGCAATCATCCAAAATCACTTCAAAGAAATTGTGTACGAGGAATGTTTTGGAACAACCAAGCTGTTCTACATCACTTTTGCCCGATGATGCCTCTGAGGAGGAAGAAGAAGTTGCTGATGCTACAGCCACAATTCCATTTACAGCAACAGACGACAAtatgttatctaaaaatttgGAAAGGGAACAGAACAATATTTCATCTGAACAATTGGAAGAATTTTTTGATGTTGAAACTTTAGCTCAAACTCAATTAGCAGATACTGACGATATCCAGGAAAATGAGGTTGGAGCAAATCAAAATGTTCTAGAACATACGTGGACGCAGCCAATTGGAAATCATCACGAATTTGAATACTCTGCGGAAGATGGATTATGTGGCAATTACGCTGCAATCCTTATAAATGATTTATCGCCTTATAAGTGTTTTCGTACTTTCGTTGATGATGAAATAATTGACGAGATTGTAAATCAAACAAACTTATATGCTACTCAAATATTGTGTGATTCCAACGATATTACCAATGATTCAAGACTACAGAGATGGGTTCCGACCGATAAAAAAGAAATGATTAGATTTCTTGGTATAGTTGCTTACATGGGTCTGGTAAAAATGCCTTCTTTGGAAAAGTATTGGAGCAACGACGACctatataaaaatgttattataCCAAAAACTATGTCCCGAAATAGATTTCAGCTGCTTCTTAGAATGTGGCACTTTTCGGATAATGAAAGATGTCCAGAAGGAGATCGTTTATTCAAGGTGCAGCCATTACTAgaaaaacttatcaaaaattttcaaaaagtttataCTCCAGGTCGAACATTTTGTGTAGATGAGTCTATCGTTCCATTTCAAGGAAGATTGATATTCAAACAATATATTCCCCAGAAAACGCACAAATACGgagtaaaactttttaaattatgCGGTGGCAATGGATATACATGGAATCTACGCATATATGCTGGAAAGGAAACAAGGGAGGGCAACGCTTCTGTACCAACTAACATTGTCATTAATCTCTCAAAGGACCTACTAAATTCAGGACGAACTATTATTGCTGATAACTATTATACAAGTCTTGAACTAACaaatattttgttggaaaataaaaCACATTATATTGGTACATTGAGAGCTAACCGGCGTGGAAATCCGAAAGATGTCATACTCAAAAAGTTAAAAAGAGGGGAAGTATTTGGACAGGAAAACGAAAAAGGTGTATGCGTCTTGAAGTGGAAAGATAAGAGGGATGTTCTTCTTCTCACTACTAAGCACACTACAGAAACCGTAGCCATACAGCGACGCAGTGGTGTGGTTCATAAACCGAAGGCAATAATTGAATATAATAAAGGAAAGTCATCTATTGACCAATCTGATCAAATGACCTCTTATAATTCATCGTTAAGAAAATCACTAAAGTGGTATCGAAAACTAGCGATAGAATTCATTCTGGGGACAGCGGTTGTAAATTCTCACATAATATACAACCAACTTGCtaacaaaaaagtaaaaattacAGAGTTTCGGGAAGAATTAGTGAGATCCCTGCTAACTTATGATGAGATAAATGATGATGAAAGTGAAACAACACAATCGACGTCAACGAAATCAGCACAAATTCATAAGCTACTTAAAAAAGAAGGGCCTTTTAATAAAGCCAGAAGATATTGTAGAGGCTGTTATGCAAAAAAACTTCGTggagaaatatccaaaaatcgTGTAAAAAAAGTTGTGACCTATTGCGATATTTGCGAGGACAAGCCTCACTTTTGTTTGGATTGTTATAAT